The following is a genomic window from Aquila chrysaetos chrysaetos chromosome 2, bAquChr1.4, whole genome shotgun sequence.
TCCTATCCTGTTCATCCCACTATATTGCCATTGCATGAAAGGCAAAGCTGCCCCAGAATAATAATACTGTAATATCCATGTATCTTTATACCCTTTTCCATTATCCTCTGAACTGTGGCTCCTTTCTTCTCAGCTCCTGCAATCAGACAGCACTCTGGCTTGGAATAGAGATCATGTGTTCTCATCTCTAATGCTAGATGCTGCAGTAACATGGGAATTTAAGAGAACAGAGGAAATTGCATCTCGCAAGATTTCTGTCCAGCCTAGTGTTTTTAGAGCTCCAAGTGCACAGTCTCTGATGTTGCTGAAATTACTGTGGTGGACTCTACCTGTCTTGCTATGGCAGGCAATGTCTTTTCTTAATGTCTGTACTTGTGCTTTATGTTCTATTGCCTGGTAAGTGAAGAGGATTTTAGGCTACTCCAATGTGATTTCTGAGTTATTGTTGAAGCTATTAATTTCCCACAAAGTCCAAAACTCCTTTCTTTTATGAGTTTAAAATCCACCAGAGTTTTCTGTACACCAGCACATAAATGCTCCATTTATATCCCGGGACAGACAGTCATCCAGGGAAGATTAAGACATCTATTTATACATTCAAGTCTGATTAAGATGGTACAAACTCCCAAATGAAGATCAGACGGAGTCATTACAGAGACTAATCTGGTCACATATCACGAGAGGAAAGCTCTGCAAAGATGCAAAGGCTCCAACAGTATCCAtgtgggttaaaaaaaaaaattacgaattttcacattcatttcCCAAAAACCAGTATTGTTACACTGCTCTACACCCAGTGGGAAGCTGACATATATCTGCGTGGATCTGTTCAAATGGCAGTCTTCAAATCTAGGACGATGATGAGTTGGAACTGCTCTGGGCTGTAGTTTTGGTGAGGGGAAAAGGCATGACTATGTAGGGTCCTGCAGTAAGTCAAAGAAGTCAAGAAACAACGGGGTTTGTAGTGGGAGCTACACAAGACAGTTTGCAGAACAGAGTGATAAGCATCCCAGCCCAAGTCCCTCCCAGCTGGTGGGTCTGTCACACTGGAGAATCAAGTTATTTTGTCACATGCCAGTCCTGAAAATCTCACCTCCTAGCTCTGCAGCACCATCAGccctcccagctccctgggAGCACAGGCCCCTTCTGCTCCAGTGGGGTAAAACTACAAAGAGAACCAAAGTGGTCTTCCCAGGATTGACTCAAGTGACCTCATTAATTAAACAGCTCTACTGAAAAGTGATTTGCCCAAGTCTCAGGCAGATCAGGATTAGAGCTCTGAGCAGGTGACAGCCATTCCTGTGCTTTGAGTACAGTGATATTCCTAGCCCTAAAGGACTTGCTGTTGTGTGAAGTGTTGCACAGGTCAGGAATTTCTTCTAACACAATATCCACTGCAACAGACCTGGAAGGGGTAATGCTCTAGTATTTGTCACCCTCAGTCTTATCAGCCAGCCTCTTACCCAGTCCCTTCTTAATAAAGAATGACAGTAATCATCATTTTCCCCAGCCAACAAGGTTGCCTTCCACCGTGTATTGCTCCATCAGTTTGTACCCACCTGAAATACTGTCCTGACACAGAGTCTAGCTCCTCTGCTACTGCACAGTAGACACTGGTCTGAGCTCCTTCCCAAGGTGTCTTCAAGAAGAATGAGAATATCTTCCACAGCCACATCATTACAAATGAGTGCCGGACCAGCTCAGAATGGACAGAACCAGGATGGAGAGCGTTTGCTGTGACTTTAGTGCCTATGGCAAAAGAAAGTAGTCCAGGACAAATCTGCATGCaccaaactgcattttgaaaaaaaaagggtaataTACTCCTTAATTCTACCTGCTGATACTCTACAACTTAAAAGAGGAGTCCAAGCATGGATACAGGGAGAGTAAGTGAAGTCCTCTGTAGTTAACTGCTTGCTGGAGCATCCCCTGCTCCCTTCCAAAGGCTGCAGTCACTACACGCTTTCTGCAAAATGATGTGCTAGAGGGCCTGGGTGCTACAACAGCAGCAGTTTCCATCAGGCTTTTGAGAACACCAGCTTCTTTTGAGTTACTGTAATACTAATTTCTTGGAGAAGACAGTGCTTCTGGtttagtaaaataaatactacTTAAGTTTATGAAAAGGACTGAATTGACATGGCTGTGACAGATGTTGTGACTTAGGAGGTATTGTCTAGTCCTATGCTTCTGTTCTGCAGGCCATCAACATTTAAAGCGGCTGAGTATGCATTAGCTTTTCTATTGGAGACTGCAATTGTAGTTCAgctccttctgtttcttcagcttcCACCCACATACCACAATTGTCTGCATGGATGCAGCTAGTTTTTGACAAGcaccaaagaaaaatgaaatacattcaACTGTGCCAAGCTACTAAACTCCTCTGCCCTGTTGTTGTAAAGACAATTAGTGTTTTAAGTCTCCTGGTTCCACACACAGGagatattttcttcctgcaaagaGCTGTCAATGACCCTTgcctcaaaacatttcatttctgcataGCCAATCTCCAGACCTTTCTTAATCCACTCTCCTCTTCCATGGTGCTCAAAAGCCAAGCAGAAAAACACTCCGCTCTCCTGTGGCACTTGCCTTGCAGCCGCCTCGCCAGCTCCCGGGTGAAGAGCACGTTAGCCAATTTGCTGTGACAGTAGGCGAGGCCACGATTGTAGCTCTTCTCACCATGGAGATCATGGAAGCGGATTCGGCCTCCGTGATGAGCCAGTGAGGACACGTTCACTATGCGGGCTGGGGCAGACTGCTTCAGACGCTCCAGCAATAGGAAGGTCAAGAGAAAATGACCTAGGGGTGAGAGGCAATGTCATCCTTCTCCAAAGGTTCCCCTGCTGGAATTTCAAAGTACTTACAACATATTACTTACAAGTTGTATCTTACTGCTGCCCACTTCTATCCAGGGAACAGAGTACCCCCCTGAATCAACAGCTAAACTTTTTGGGAGCCATTAAGTTCTGCTCCTCAGCTTCAAAAAGCTGGAGCTGTCATACATTTCAGATGTCCCAGGTAACACGTACAGATACTTAAACTGGGTCCATGATAAGAAAATGCATTGCGTTGCATCTCCAGAATGCTTAACTCTGGCCTTCCATCCTTCCCCAAGAAGaaaggatgaggaagagaaaatctgAAAGCAGGATTTTCCTCTGGCATTTTGCCCCAGATATTGAATGCAAACATGACTTCACTGGCCTTACCAAGATGATTGACTCCCAGGTGCATCTCAAAGCCATCAGCAGTCTTGGAGTAAGGGCATAACATTACCCCAGCGTTATTAATGAGAATATGGAgttccttctcctctgcaagAAACAACAGACATCCTTAAACAGGGACACCGAGACTGAAGACAGACAAGAAGGTGGCACAAgtcagccaaaaaaacccacgcCTGTCTGAGTTGCAGCTACATTGCCTCAATAAAATAAGGGTAAGTCTCTTACCACAAGCTAGCTCATGGCTGTGAACCACAGTACCGAACATGGTACAGATGTATGCAGGTCAGGGATTTGGCATTTGCTAGAAGAGCAGACAGCAGTCCTTGGTAAGGTAAAATACTCTCACTGAAAAGAAGGATCTAGAGACTGTACCTGCTAGAAATTTCTCAGCAAACTCCCGGATGGACTTTGTATCGGCCAGGTCCAGTTTTTTCACAATGACTTGCTGGTTCCCTGTCTCAGCTCGGATTTCACTGGCTGCAGCTTCTGCCTTCGCTATGTCTCGGCAAGCGACAATCACCCTGGCACCTGCaagggtgggaggaaaaaagcaggagcagaagcTGAGATCACTGGAGCACACTGGATGATCAAGGCCATGACAAGCAGGCTGACTATTCACAGTGCTTACAAACAACGTATTGTTTCTTTAGGGAATTGGCATCAGTcaggggagcagctgggagagacaAAGCCTTTCCTACTATGTTGTTAGCTCCGATCcagctgaaagctgttttcagaCCAGGAAAATGCACGTCTGAAGTGCCTCTGTCCAGGTTCTCCGAGGTCAGGAGTGTGTACCACAACACTGGTACAATAGGGTTCTATCTGTCCCTGTAATGGGAACGTCAAGCCAGGAGCATGTGAAGATACTTGGATTCGAGCCAGAGTAATTTCTAAACGGATTGTGAACAGGTAGTTTAATCTCCTTACCACTTTCCCAAAAAGCATTTAAACGAAATTAGCTTGAAACATGAATAACTAAAGCACGCAGCAGCGTACCTATGGCATTTCCCAGCTTCATATGAGCAGAACCCAGCGATACCAGGAACTTCCCCAGTCCTCTGAAAACAGTTGCAGCGCATTTTCATGTCACAAGGCACATTTCTGGAGTTCAGGCAATGAAACCTGTTGAGGAACTGGGGACTTGCGCCTCAGTGGTTACGGCCTCTGCAGGAGCCACACTTGGGCTCGTCTGAAATAACTTCGGAATCCAACTCACTTAAACGTAAGCATACACTACCCGTCCCTTAGATGCAGAAAAGGGACTACTGACGCCCAGGCACACCCACGCCAGCCGCACAGGGATGCCCGCTGGCCGAGCCCGGTGACTTGCCTCTTCGCGCGAGGTCTCTGGCAGTCTCCTTCCCGATGCCGGTGTTGGCTCCCGTGATTATCACCACCTTCCCCTCCAGCTTAGCTGTTGACTTACACTGGCCTCCGGCGACATACCTCCTGCGAGAGAGGCCGGCAGCAGTCAGGGACGAGGTCCGAGGGCACCTTCCCTCCTCGGGGGCCTCGGGCCGGGGCTCAGCGCCCAGAGCCCCTGGTTTTGCCCCAAAGGTCGGGCCAACCGCTGCGCCCAGTGCCCCGGGGACTCACGGGCGTCGTTACCCGCAGCGGCTGATCGCGATCGTGTCGTGACCGGGCCGCCGGGAACTCgtcctccagcccccccccccccccccggctttgCAAACaccggcggggcccggcccgaACCCGGACCCTCCGGCCCGGCACGGGgaggccccgccccgcctccgCCGgaccccgccccgccccaccgCCCCGCCCTTGCGTCAAGTGGGGCCACGGCTCCCGTTGGCTGCCGCCGACAACTCCGGAGACTCGGCCAATGGGCGCCGCCGCGGCGCCGTGAGGAGAACGCGGGCCCCGCCTCCCGAGCACCCCGTTACGGCGGCCGCCTCTCTCCGAGCCCCGCCGGCTCCGGCGCCCGGGACAGACCCCGGCGTAAGTTCCGGGCGGCCAGAGGCTGCGGGGGGCCACCGAGCCACGCGCCGCCGCCAGGGCTGAGCCGAGCCCCAGGAGCGCCCCAGCTCCTGCCGCGAGCGCGTTAGTGTTACCGAGGCGCTGGAGCCGGGGGAGCGCGAATAACGCGCCAGCAACCCAGCGCGGGCGAGGGAAAAGGGATCCGCTTTATTCCTCCTCCCGCCAGACGGACGAACAGGCGGACCCGGCCGCCGTCAGCCGCCGCCCGTACACGCGCGAGAGGCCGGGGCCGCGCTCGGTAAGACGCACCTGATGTAGGGCGCTGCCACAAGAAGGAGGACGGGGACGGAGACGGCGGCCCCCAGCGCGGCTCCCCAGCAGCTCGACATCATCGCCGCCGCCCGCTCCACGCGCACTGCCGGCGCCCGGCGATGGGCGGCCGCCGCCtcgcccgccccggccccccccccgcccctccccccccctccccccccctcccgcccctccCCCCCTCTGCACGCGCCTGCGCAGCGGCCCCTCTGGGCGCCGGTTTCTTCCTATGCCGGCTCTGCCGTCTTctgctccccttccttctcGCCCAGACGCCCAGCGggccccgctgcctgccgctctttttttttttttttttttttgctgcctttttttttttttttttttttgccgcGGGCGGCGCCGAGCTGGGTCTCTGCGAACGATCTGGAAACTGGCGCTTCAGTTGCGCTTTCCAGTTAATGAGCCGAGCGGTGTCTGAAGAGAAAGCCCAGCGGCTGTCTGGAGAGACACGCGAGAGACACTTCCACAACCTGGCGCCAAAGTTCCTGATCCTAGCCCCGGCAAAACCTGTGAAATGATGCACGCGTATACGTAAGCACGCGTTGAGGGCTGGGAGAGACGCGGCGGTGGGTTCAGCCGTGCTCGCTCTCGCCGTTACAGGGGAGCGTAAGAAGCGCAAGCCCCGGGGCACCGGCTGGcgctgcctcccgccgccggTGGCGGCGGCCGAGCGCCGtgccgccttccccccccccccggggagactacagctcccagcaggcagtgcgcgccgcggggccgccgccgccggtggCGGAAGTGCCTCGCGAGGGAGCGGCGGTGCGTCGCGCAGCGCGTAGCCGAgaggggcagcggggaggcGGTGGCCGTCGCCGGTccgggcggggcgggaggcggctgTCTGCCATGGCGGGCCGCGGCTCCGGGTCCTCGGAGCACCTGGAGCGGCTGCACGAGATCTTCCGGGGACTGCACGGAGACCTGCGGGGCGTCCCCGAGCGGCTGCGGGGCAGCGCGGCCGGTGAGGCGGGGGCCTTGCGGGGAGGGCGTAGCGGTCGCGGGAGGGTGCGCGGGCGGCGGGCTGGGCTTCACCGGCAGCGGGGGCTGAgggccggccgcggcggggcctggcggtgccccccccccccattcctcctcctcctcctcccccctgcccgGGGGCAGCTGTCCCACCGGCTGGGCCTTCCCCGCGGGTGGCTGGGGTAGGGCGGTTGCAGGGGTGTTTGCGATGTTTCTTCATAAATAAACCCGTTTTGACAGGCGGGAGGGCAAAGTCCGCCGAAGAaagccgggggggggtgggaaggagttCTCCAAGGCAGTTGCGGGAATTTCGTACATCCCTTTCGGTAGGCGCCTCCTTGGAGAGGGCGGGTGGCTTTGCGAGGTCTGGCTTcactctggggttttttttcagttgctgctgtgTTCTGGTAGCTTTGCTCTTGAGCGTTAGGCCTGGTCATGCAAAGCCCCGAGTAGGTAAGCAGCGAGGCAGGTGTGTCGCTTTGCTCCTCTGGAGCAGCTCCTCTTGTCTGACAAATTTCAACTCCGTAGCCAAGCGCTGCTGTGCTGGGCTCTCAGCTTCAGTCTCATTTCTGAGGAGGAGTTGTTATTTGGATGTTATTTCATGCTGTTTCTAGGTGAATTGCCTAAACTGCagtgctttggggttttttttttttgcttttttttttggtcattgttggacttttgtttaaaatctcaTCGGCAgaattaaaagcagtttttattatCACAGCCATCTGTAGACTTACTGGAGAAGATTTGCATTCtaaataactgttttaaaagcctAGTTTGTGCACTGCCTACCCacagactgggaaaaaaaaaccctatcaaGCTACACAGAGTTACATTAGAAGCAAAACCTGATTTTATGGTATTCTTTATACCACGCAAGTGGGTAAAACGCTCTGATGGAACACTTCTCTGTAGGACTTGGCATTGTGCTTCTTCTAATTCAGTTCTTAGTACTTGGCAGTATTCTGAGAACCGGAAAGGGAAGTGATCTGACAAGGATAATTTTACCCAGGTCACCGAATTGCTTTGATTAAATACTTCCTTCATATGAGAAACGTGATACACAGTTATCACGAGCTGCTGTAGCTCAGCTTGGGTTTTGTACCACAAGAGTGAGTAGGACCTATCAGCCAcattctgcaatatttttgtcattctcCCAGAATTGATCAATTTTATGTGTTTAGGtgtaaaatcataaaaatggTTTGTTCAGAATATACCAGTCTGTGCTAGATAACACAGGCTGTGAAGAGCctaacattttgtttcttaccTGGCTTTCTGTTTAATAATGAGTTAAATTCAGAGTCACAGTCCTTGTCATCAGCGTTTCCAGAAAGTTCGGTACAAGAAAGATGTTCAAACCCGCAAATGACAACTTTCAGAGCTGACTTAATTTCACTAGCGGtcaacaagaataaaaaaaacccataaaataagaaatagcCTTTCTTGTAGGAAATCCTTATTTCCTTGTATAAAGGAGAGTGGTCGGTTTCTTGGTGAAGTAAAGCTTAGCCAGGTCTCCATGGAACTGGGGTAGTCTTCAGCAATGAATTCTGAGCAATAGGCTTAAATGGAGTATTTACAGGCAGGAATTTTTGCAATGCTTgtagtttgttgggtttttttccccccaacagATTGCAAGTAAttacaaactgatttttcagacaTGCTATGAAATTGTAATGTGACTGTTCTATTCTTTAaatttgctgctgcaaaaatcatggtaatattttcagaaagtatttcGAAGAGAGTTTAAGATAAGTCAGGAATTTGTCTTTGGTAAAGGCATTCCACTCTCCTAATGTGCTTTGTTTGCTTCTTGTACCTATGGGGAGGGGGgtgtatctttattttttgaattaTCTGATCCTGAAAGGATACCTTGCATACTCTTTTAAGATGATTGGCACACTCCCAAACTCGAGGGGAAACAGAATCTGTAGTCCTTAGGACATCCTTGAGGGGCAGAGGTTTGGAAATGCTGTTTCACTCCATATAAACAAGATGACAAATTCCTAGCTCTAGAAACaaattttttcctcccaagttTGTAAGAAGGCATTTTAAACAGCCTGGATCAGTTTCAAATGTAGATACTTTCATCTGAATTAATTCAGTTAGCTGTACTTTTCAACTGAATCTTATTTCTAACCGATTGGAAATAAATGAGTTAAAGTGGGTAATGTTACTGTGGCTTAAGTACTtttactgcattaaaaaagtTCTCTCTTTGAGTTGCGGTTTAATCCAGAGTGATACGAGTTAAACTGCTCAGTATATTCTGGCATTTCTGTTAGGCCAGATCCAGTATAATGCTTTCAAGCCACATTGCCTGATTTCTTGCTGCATATAGACAAAAAAGTTGCCAGCCATTGCTACTTGAGTTTAGGAAACTGGCACTTCTTTGGCTGCTCCTTTCTAAGAGCAGTGTCTTCTTAATCCGCTTGGGGGACGCAAAGAAggtaaaatactgctttttcagtACTCCACCGGGTTTCAAGTAGTTTGAGACAGCAGTTGTTTTAAGAGAGCACTGCTTACATCAGATCAGTGAAGTGACCTGCATGAAACAAAATATGGACTTCTGAAGGCTGTTTTCTTGCAGTTCATGTCCATGATTTCACTTGCAACCCAGCTACACAGGTAATTGCATCAGCACAAATGTACATGGTGGCAAATCATGGAGGAAGTTGAGGAGAGCTTATTTAGGAACCTCGCAAGTCAGCATTTCCTCCTGAATAAACTGGGACGTGAAACTGCATTTCCTGATACCAGCTAATGTGTAATATATTAACAGTCATAATGTAGCTTAGTCTGTGATAATTCTGTGTGCTACTTGAGAGCGTAACTTCTTGTTAGGTGAtggtttttaattctgtctCAAGTTCTCGACAGTTCAAATTCTGGGGTTTAATATGAATTTGAACCAAAAAGGAAAGCCTACAGCTTAGGCATGTTGTATATATGAGAGGAgctatattaaaatgttttgattgcttcaaatttttttcctattgtctGTTGAGAGCTCAGTGGTTTAAAAACTGCTTCTCTTGCAGAGGGCTATATTTACAAAAAGGTATTATcaagttgggttttttactgCAATGATGTTTTCATAAAGTTGTCTTTAGTTTTGTCTTTAAGTTTAATCAAATTAGAGAAGTTTTGCCAAGATGactgtctgcattttttgctACCCAAAATTTTATTTGACTGAATTACTCTCTCCCAAGAGACATGAATTAGGCTAGTGCATATTTATCAGACTTCCGATAGAATTCGGTTTCATTCTCAGTACTCTACAACagagtcctctggtggtcgttttcagtgcttttgcaAAAGCTTATAAAgcatacatttttgtttcatcaaGATAAGGGGAGTTTCAGAATTATGCTTTCATTGATCTTGGATATTAGAGaggtatgatttttttaacacatgcaaaatatatgtcttaatgttttgtttaaaaacagagtaaCAGAGGTGAAACCCATTCTTAGGCCTCTAAAGTCCTAGATACAAGGATCTTAGCGAATGACTCtctcaaacaaataaaatatatagttTTTGTTGGCTGATTCAAACAACCGATGTCATTCCAGAAGAGAGAAGCATTTGGGCATTAATCCGTGAACTTGAGGTGATATCTTGATGGCATCTTTAAACTTCAAGTACTCTAGAATGCTTATTCTGTTTACGTAGTTACTTTATGACCACAAGAATGCAGAGTGCTCTATCTGCCAGGAACTTCAGGTCTCTCTTGGAAATGTAGATTGACTTGATGTTCTGTTCAAATCCAAATTATCCTTTCAACCTTCAGTAGTCTTGccaaatgcatgcaaaaaagaagaaatatttgtgaGCTGTTACCAATGTGTcctttttgttattctttcatgttaaatgtttttcaacATGCAATTCCGTCAGCAGAGATAGGAGGATAAtaggtcagaaaaaaatttcaggttttgtctACCAGAGGTAGTAGCCAGCATTTGGAAGGGTGGTTTCTGCTCTCTCCCCCTGCCTCACCCCCTTCTGAAAAGTTGTTGTAAGAACAGGCTGTTCCTGTTTGAGGTAAATTTTGACCTGGTGTCTCTGTAATTGGCTATCTGTGGCAGCTTCCTTGTCTATAATGGATTGAGTTGGAGTTCTGTTGTTATTTCTCTATAGTTTATCTGACATACTACTTTTTCGTtcacagaggagaagaaaaaactgatTCGAGAATTTGATGAGAAACAGCGTGAAGCAAATGAAAcggtaaacaaaaaaaagaagtctagGCTTCTGGCCTTTCTGACTGGTTGAAATATTGATGCCTTAAAAAGGACAGTACTTccaaattttactttctttatgGATTCTATTCTGGTAGGCagatgttgtattttttttaatgtttgattaATTGATCTGATAGATGTGTCTGTGTTTGTCAAGACTGatgtgtatatatctatatatgtatacagaTACAAATATTCTtacatgtgtttattttttttgagtGCTCTGTTTGGATATCACCTTCCCTTTGTTGAACGAAGGAGAGTGACAGCGGTGCAATTAAAATTGCTAGAGGTTGTAGGGTGGGCATGTAGAGAatctgctgccccccccccccccccttttttttttccccactactGTCTTTTTCTCATGCTGGTCTTAACCCATCTGATCTTTCTATAATAGTCTGGGGACCTTGAATATTTGAAACCTCTATTTGTATAGGCTTCCTGGACAGCAGGTGACATggaacagcacaaaaaaaatccccacgTGACTTGTGTTTTTAAGCAAGACATTATGGattaagctttcttttcatattaatgTGCTATTTGTTAGGATGTTTTTGAGTCACAGCTGAATGTGATGTTTTATTCCTCTAACTTACTGGGTTTTATTGAGGTGTATCTGTGTAGATGATGTATGAGATGTAGAGCTCATTATCGGCAGACAGCTTTAAGCACTGTGAATTTGTAACAACTGTCACTAAAAGTTGATGTGAAAATTCATGCATTCAAAATCTCAGAGTTTACAAATCCTAACTCCAGTTGCCAGGCCTGGATGTTCAGAGTGTGAATTTAGCAGCATGCCTACCTGTGCAATAGATCTCTGTTGCATAGATATGATGAGAGGCTGATACCCATCCTATAAAGGCTTAAACTATAGGAAAGTAAGAACTGCAGATTTTGAAGTTAGAGTGAtgtttcaggaagaaagaagcatttaAGCTAAGCATTTAAGCTtggcaattaattttttttttttttccttgaggcATTGTGTATCTTAAAATCTGTGGGGGCTGAACAGCATTAGGCA
Proteins encoded in this region:
- the LOC115333561 gene encoding retinol dehydrogenase 12-like isoform X1 — encoded protein: MMSSCWGAALGAAVSVPVLLLVAAPYIRRYVAGGQCKSTAKLEGKVVIITGANTGIGKETARDLARRGARVIVACRDIAKAEAAASEIRAETGNQQVIVKKLDLADTKSIREFAEKFLAEEKELHILINNAGVMLCPYSKTADGFEMHLGVNHLGHFLLTFLLLERLKQSAPARIVNVSSLAHHGGRIRFHDLHGEKSYNRGLAYCHSKLANVLFTRELARRLQGTKVTANALHPGSVHSELVRHSFVMMWLWKIFSFFLKTPWEGAQTSVYCAVAEELDSVSGQYFSDCQPAYVSPRGRDDETAKKLWSVSCELLGIQWD
- the LOC115333561 gene encoding retinol dehydrogenase 12-like isoform X2, with amino-acid sequence MKLGNAIGARVIVACRDIAKAEAAASEIRAETGNQQVIVKKLDLADTKSIREFAEKFLAEEKELHILINNAGVMLCPYSKTADGFEMHLGVNHLGHFLLTFLLLERLKQSAPARIVNVSSLAHHGGRIRFHDLHGEKSYNRGLAYCHSKLANVLFTRELARRLQGTKVTANALHPGSVHSELVRHSFVMMWLWKIFSFFLKTPWEGAQTSVYCAVAEELDSVSGQYFSDCQPAYVSPRGRDDETAKKLWSVSCELLGIQWD